One Gemmatimonadaceae bacterium DNA segment encodes these proteins:
- the nuoF gene encoding NADH-quinone oxidoreductase subunit NuoF gives MGYPHPAHPRETPVISRYFGDAEARTLAGWQKRGGYEVLRQALATDPVDVQNVVKDSGLRGRGGAGFPTGVKWSFMKPDGKTHYLTINGDESEPGTFKDREIMRWTPHQLVEGAAIAAHAIYAETAYIYIRGEYTEPIHRVREAVKEAYAAGILGANAMGSGKRVDVHVHKGAGAYICGEETALMNSLEGRRGNPRIKPPFPAVAGLFAQPTTINNVETVSAAQHVLRHGADWYKSLSSPANPKSTGTKLFSVCGNVAKPGNYEVGMGFPMKEFLWDLCGGPPAGRRFKAIIPGGSSVPILTPEECEGAVMDYEGIQAAGSLLGSGGVICFDDSQDMVRQIARLARFYAHESCAQCSQCREGTAWTTRILERIRDGQGTMQDLDTLLEIADNMSGKTICVLSDSCATPVVSGLKKFRHEFEAKIPKNRSSVMIPGFSPAAA, from the coding sequence ATGGGCTATCCGCATCCGGCACACCCGCGCGAGACGCCGGTGATCTCGCGGTACTTCGGCGACGCCGAGGCGCGCACCCTGGCCGGCTGGCAGAAGCGCGGCGGCTACGAGGTGCTGCGCCAGGCCCTGGCCACCGATCCCGTCGACGTGCAGAACGTCGTGAAGGACTCCGGGCTCCGCGGGCGCGGCGGCGCCGGCTTCCCGACCGGCGTGAAGTGGAGCTTCATGAAGCCCGACGGCAAGACGCACTACCTCACCATCAACGGTGACGAGTCGGAGCCGGGCACGTTCAAGGATCGTGAGATCATGCGCTGGACCCCGCACCAGCTCGTGGAAGGTGCGGCCATCGCTGCCCACGCGATCTACGCGGAGACGGCGTACATCTACATCCGTGGCGAGTACACCGAGCCGATCCACCGGGTGCGTGAGGCGGTGAAGGAGGCGTACGCCGCCGGCATCCTCGGCGCGAATGCGATGGGCAGCGGCAAGCGGGTGGACGTGCACGTGCACAAGGGTGCCGGCGCGTACATCTGCGGCGAGGAGACCGCGCTCATGAACTCGCTCGAGGGGCGGCGCGGGAACCCGCGCATCAAGCCGCCGTTCCCGGCCGTGGCCGGCCTGTTCGCGCAGCCGACCACGATCAACAACGTGGAGACGGTCAGCGCCGCGCAGCACGTGCTGCGCCACGGCGCCGACTGGTACAAGTCGCTCTCGTCCCCCGCGAACCCGAAGAGCACCGGCACCAAGCTCTTCTCGGTCTGTGGCAACGTGGCGAAGCCGGGCAACTACGAAGTCGGCATGGGCTTCCCGATGAAGGAGTTCCTCTGGGACCTCTGCGGCGGCCCGCCCGCCGGACGCCGTTTCAAGGCGATCATCCCCGGCGGCTCCTCGGTGCCGATCCTCACCCCCGAGGAGTGCGAGGGGGCGGTGATGGACTACGAGGGCATCCAGGCCGCCGGCTCGCTGCTCGGCTCCGGCGGCGTGATCTGCTTCGACGACTCGCAGGACATGGTGCGCCAGATCGCGCGCCTGGCCCGCTTCTACGCCCATGAGTCCTGCGCGCAGTGCTCGCAGTGCCGCGAGGGCACGGCCTGGACCACCCGCATTCTCGAGCGGATCCGCGACGGGCAGGGCACGATGCAGGACCTGGACACGCTGCTGGAAATCGCGGACAACATGTCGGGGAAGACGATCTGCGTGCTCAGCGACTCGTGCGCGACCCCGGTGGTGAGCGGGTTGAAGAAGTTCCGCCACGAGTTCGAGGCGAAGATCCCGAAGAACCGGTCGAGCGTGATGATCCCGGGCTTCTCGCCCGCGGCGGCCTGA
- a CDS encoding NAD(P)H-dependent oxidoreductase subunit E — protein sequence MSLHAMAPDGHDAHTAHVPVFTGARRAELDELLTRYPTKMAALLPALWMLQEDRGWVSPEGMAEVAAVLDLTPAYVKGVVSFYTMYHQHPVGRHFVQVCTTTPCNVCGAEDVVHAFLRETKCGELGVTSPDGRFTVIEVECLGACGFATPVMINDALVECVSVDSVKDLVAGLD from the coding sequence ATGAGCCTCCACGCGATGGCACCGGACGGGCACGATGCCCACACCGCGCATGTGCCGGTGTTCACCGGGGCGCGCCGGGCCGAGCTCGACGAGCTGCTCACGCGCTACCCCACCAAGATGGCGGCGCTGCTGCCGGCACTCTGGATGCTGCAGGAGGACCGGGGCTGGGTGAGTCCGGAGGGGATGGCCGAGGTGGCCGCCGTGCTCGACCTCACGCCGGCGTACGTCAAGGGCGTGGTGTCGTTCTACACGATGTACCACCAGCACCCGGTGGGCCGGCACTTCGTGCAGGTCTGCACCACCACGCCCTGCAACGTGTGCGGCGCCGAGGACGTGGTGCATGCCTTCCTGCGGGAGACGAAGTGCGGGGAACTGGGCGTGACGTCGCCCGACGGCCGGTTCACGGTGATCGAGGTGGAGTGCCTCGGCGCCTGCGGCTTCGCGACACCCGTGATGATCAATGACGCGCTCGTGGAGTGCGTCTCGGTGGACAGCGTGAAGGACCTCGTCGCGGGGCTCGACTGA
- the nuoD gene encoding NADH dehydrogenase (quinone) subunit D, translating to MGSERMLINIGPQHPATHGVLRLVLELDGETVIRCVPHIGYLHCGFEKIGEYRQYNQIIPWTDREDYLNSMGNNIAYALGAERLFGIEITPRCTVLRVIAMELSRIISHLVWLGTTAVDLGAFTPFLWTFQERETVYNLFESWVGARLTTSASRIGGMAADLPPGWVDGLKGFLRSLPKTLDETDRMLTRNGIWVGRTVGLGVMTAPEAINYGLSGPMLRASGVAYDVRKDFPYLDYDTYDWDIVVGSRGDVYDRYLVRLEEMRQSVRIIEQALERLPDGPLNIDDPRVILPAKSKATSEMESMIHHFKLVMEGPRPPVGECYVPTESPKGEKGYYLVSDGTSKPVRWRIRPPAFVNLSAISKMAEGHLLSDVIAINASIDIVMGEIDR from the coding sequence ATGGGCAGCGAGCGGATGCTGATCAACATCGGCCCGCAGCACCCGGCCACGCACGGCGTGCTGCGCCTCGTGCTCGAGCTGGATGGCGAGACGGTGATCCGCTGCGTGCCGCACATCGGCTATCTCCACTGCGGCTTCGAGAAGATCGGCGAGTATCGCCAGTACAACCAGATCATCCCGTGGACCGATCGCGAGGACTACCTCAACTCGATGGGAAACAACATCGCCTACGCGCTCGGCGCGGAGCGGTTGTTCGGCATCGAGATCACGCCGCGGTGCACCGTGCTGCGCGTGATTGCGATGGAGCTCTCGCGCATCATCTCGCACCTGGTCTGGCTGGGCACCACCGCGGTGGACCTCGGCGCGTTCACGCCGTTCCTGTGGACCTTCCAGGAGCGCGAGACGGTCTACAACCTGTTCGAGAGCTGGGTGGGGGCGCGGCTCACCACCAGTGCGTCGCGGATCGGGGGCATGGCCGCCGACCTCCCGCCGGGCTGGGTGGACGGGCTGAAGGGGTTCCTGCGCTCGCTGCCGAAGACGCTCGACGAGACCGACCGGATGCTCACGCGCAACGGCATCTGGGTCGGGCGCACGGTGGGCCTCGGGGTCATGACCGCGCCCGAGGCCATCAACTACGGGCTCTCCGGCCCGATGCTGCGCGCCTCCGGCGTCGCCTACGACGTGCGGAAGGACTTCCCGTACCTCGACTACGACACCTACGACTGGGACATCGTCGTCGGCTCGCGCGGCGACGTGTACGACCGCTACCTCGTGCGCCTCGAGGAGATGCGGCAGAGCGTGCGGATCATCGAGCAGGCGCTCGAGCGGCTGCCCGACGGCCCGCTGAACATCGATGACCCGCGCGTGATCCTACCCGCCAAGAGCAAGGCGACGAGCGAGATGGAGTCCATGATCCATCACTTCAAGCTGGTGATGGAGGGGCCACGCCCGCCGGTGGGCGAGTGCTACGTGCCGACCGAGAGCCCGAAGGGCGAGAAGGGGTACTACCTCGTCAGCGACGGCACCTCGAAGCCGGTCCGCTGGCGCATCCGGCCACCGGCCTTCGTCAACCTGTCCGCCATCTCGAAGATGGCCGAGGGACACCTGTTGTCCGACGTGATCGCGATCAATGCCAGCATCGACATCGTGATGGGGGAGATCGACCGATGA
- a CDS encoding NADH-quinone oxidoreductase subunit C → MTVLPGAALPSGTPDPVTPRGLPHRGGDANPSVEALRARFGGAIGRHEVMWGETTVWVEPARIREIVLWLRDDPTQQYDYLVDVTAVEHRDAGRPLEMVWHVRSLPYRRFLRLKAALPDGADLEVPSIEPVYKSANWLEREVWDMFGIRFAGHSDLRRILLWESYAEGYPLRKDFPLRGRFSRSEQLSQALAANPEARYSMEELTVADAFHELPADMRARLLAEHDEVGA, encoded by the coding sequence ATGACGGTGCTTCCGGGCGCCGCCCTCCCGTCCGGCACGCCGGATCCCGTCACCCCGCGCGGGCTGCCGCACCGCGGTGGCGACGCCAACCCCTCGGTGGAGGCCCTCCGCGCGCGCTTCGGCGGCGCCATCGGCCGCCATGAGGTCATGTGGGGCGAGACCACCGTGTGGGTCGAGCCGGCGCGCATCCGCGAGATCGTGCTCTGGCTCCGCGACGACCCCACGCAGCAGTATGACTACCTGGTGGACGTGACCGCGGTGGAGCATCGCGACGCCGGCCGCCCGCTCGAGATGGTGTGGCACGTGCGCTCGCTCCCGTATCGCCGGTTCCTGCGGCTCAAGGCGGCCCTGCCCGACGGCGCCGACCTGGAGGTGCCGAGCATCGAGCCGGTGTACAAGTCCGCCAACTGGCTCGAGCGCGAGGTGTGGGACATGTTCGGCATCCGGTTCGCCGGCCATTCCGACCTCCGCCGCATCCTGCTCTGGGAGTCGTACGCCGAGGGCTACCCGCTGCGGAAGGACTTCCCGCTGCGGGGTCGCTTCAGCCGTTCGGAGCAGCTGTCGCAGGCGCTGGCGGCGAACCCCGAGGCGCGCTACTCGATGGAGGAGCTGACGGTGGCGGACGCCTTCCACGAGCTGCCGGCGGACATGCGGGCGCGGCTGCTGGCCGAGCATGACGAGGTGGGGGCATGA
- the nuoB gene encoding NADH-quinone oxidoreductase subunit NuoB, translated as MGLTPASAGARVSYDPPSQEGWITTRLEFLVNWSRANSLWPMPFGTACCAIEFMATAASRFDLARFGMERLSFSPRQADVLICAGRVPYKLAPVIRRIYEQMPQPKWVISMGACASSGGMFDNYAVVQGIDTIIPVDVYVPGCPPRPEALMYGVLMLQDKVMRNRSISDQAQYDEITIDPTSKLYIPPARIDELSEPFGNSVHQTRSAP; from the coding sequence ATGGGATTGACACCGGCATCCGCCGGCGCGCGCGTGTCGTACGATCCGCCGTCGCAGGAGGGCTGGATCACGACGCGGCTCGAGTTCCTGGTGAACTGGTCGCGCGCGAATTCCCTCTGGCCGATGCCGTTCGGCACCGCCTGCTGCGCCATCGAGTTCATGGCGACGGCGGCCAGCCGCTTCGACCTCGCGCGGTTCGGGATGGAGCGCCTGAGCTTCTCGCCGCGCCAGGCCGACGTGCTCATCTGCGCCGGACGCGTGCCGTACAAGCTGGCGCCCGTGATCCGACGCATCTACGAGCAGATGCCGCAGCCGAAGTGGGTGATCTCGATGGGCGCCTGCGCGTCCAGCGGGGGCATGTTCGACAACTACGCGGTGGTGCAGGGCATCGACACGATCATCCCGGTGGACGTGTACGTCCCGGGCTGCCCGCCGCGGCCCGAGGCGCTCATGTACGGCGTGCTGATGCTGCAGGACAAGGTCATGCGGAACCGCTCGATCTCGGACCAGGCGCAGTACGACGAGATCACCATCGACCCCACCTCCAAGCTCTACATCCCGCCGGCGCGCATCGACGAGCTGTCCGAACCCTTCGGCAACTCCGTGCACCAGACCCGGTCGGCACCATGA